A stretch of DNA from Candidatus Zixiibacteriota bacterium:
TAAATACCTTTTTCTTTTGGTTGGCAAGTTAATTCCTTTCCTTTAGTTCTGATTTTCAACTTGCCATTATGAATTAATCTAATCTCTGCTTTTGCCGGAGTCCTGGCAATTAATTCTGGAAACTCCTCCAAATTTATCTCCTCTCCTATTCGGGCAAGGTTTTTCTTGCCTTCCGCATAAAACAGAAACCCTTTGGCATCTCCCCTTCTGTGATTTGAGGCAAAGGCGTTGCAGTTTAAGAGCGCTGAAAATATCTGGGCTTTACCTTTTTCAAAATCTGAAGATAAAGGCTGGTCCAGAATCAGGTGCGTGCGGAGCGATTTGAACTGAACCTCATAAGGGAAAATAGTCAATTTCAAAGGACCTAACTTGTAGAGATGAGCGTGGGCGTCAACTGCTCCAATGCCACAGACTTTTCTTTTCAGGTTCAGCTCATCCCATTTTCTCAAGACTCTCTCAGTTGGGCTATCCAGAGATTTTCGCGGAGAGAAAAGCATCTTGACCTGGTTGAACCTGGTCAGTTTCTCCATCCATTCAGACATCTGGTTCCAGATTTCGATTCCATCAAACTCTTGAGCACCCCAGGCAGTCCAGGGATAGGCAGGATATTTGGGCAAATCATTCCTGATTTCATCCGGATGCGCAATTATCCCAAACCCGCCTTTTTCTTTCACCCGTTTTACATATTCTAAAGGAGTCAAACCAAAAGGCAAGGTCTCCTTTAGATTGAAAGCCAGATAATGATTTTTGTTTTCTCTATCATGAATCTCATAGCCGATTATGACCAGGGTCTTGCCATAAACTCCTTCTAAGCCTGCTTGATAGGACTTGAGAGTCATATGGTCAGAGAAGACCAGGAAGTCAAGTCCCATTCTATCACCGATCTTCGCTATCTCCGGAATAGATTTGGTCCCATCCGAGTCAGTAGAATGGATATGTATTGCCCCCACTACCTCATGCCAGTTCTCCAAATTCCTTCTCCTCATCCGTCATTGCGAGTCCATTTGGACGAAGCAATCCCTTTACTTAAGAGGAAGTGGATTACTTCGTCGTCCAGATGGACTCCTCGCAATGACATTTTATCTCGATACCAGCTCGTAATCCTCCATTTTTTTATCCGGGACTTTGATAAAAATCAGAAGACCTATAATCATTAAAAGGACCAAAAACAAAATCCCAAAACGATACTGGATCGTATCCAAAACCTTATCCGAAAAAGTAAATCCAATCCTTTCGAGCAAATTTATGATTCCTTTGACCAACGGGTTATCTTTTTTCAAGAACAAAACCGCTCCACCCCAGAGAAGTGGTCCTATGGTAGCCGCGGCTCTGCCGGACAAGGAATATAACCCGTAAAACTGTCCTAACATATTTCTGGGAGCTAAGGTAGCTAAGAGCGGCCTGGAAGCTGTCCAGGTGGAGCCAAGACAGATTCCGATAAGGGGACCCATTATCCAGAAATAGAGCTGTCTGGTAGAGAGCATAATGACTGATAAGGACAAAATCCAGCCAGAGACTACAAAAAACAAGGTCTTTTTCGGCCCTATGCGGTCGCTCAATACGCCGGAAACAAAAGAGCCAAGGATGGCAAAGGTCGTGGCAAACCAGAAGAAAAAGATCTTGGCTTCATCTCCCATATTCATAACCACCTGAGCATAAACTGCCATAAAAATAATCACCGTGGCTATAGCATCTTCGAAAAAATAGTCGGCAATCAGGAACCGCAATACCCCTGGATATTTTTTGGTATCAATGATTCCATTCCAGACTTTTCTAAAAGCTTCTTTAATCTTTATTCTCTTTTCACCAGAATTCTGGTTTCCCTTCTCTTTGACAAATAGAAATATCGGCAAGCTGAACAGGAGGAAAAAAAATGCCGTTGGAATGAAGGCTTTTTCCCTACCACCGCTGCCGAATTGTAACCCGAAAAAATTTCCGGTGACAAAAGGTTTAACCAGGAGAAGTCCGATAATTGAGCCGGCATATCCTAAAGCCACTCCAAAACCTGATACCCTGCCTATATTCTTAGGAGTAGAGATTTCAGGCAGCATGGCATTATAGAAAACTAGTCCTCCTTCAAAACAATAATTGGCTACAAGAAAGAAAAAAAGGGCCGAAAAGACCAGAAGGTTTGCGTTCGCAATCCTGGAGCTTATTCCCCCTATGAACAAAGTCGCCAGGACACACCCCAGGGTCAAAATCAAAAGATATGGTTTCCTTTTTCCTCTACCATCAGAGATTGCTCCCAAAACCGGTATGGTCAGAGCAACCAGCAGCATTGACAAAGAATAGGTTAAGCTGTACCAGATGTCTTCTTTGTGATGGTCGACTATTATCCACTGGGCAAAATACATCGAGATGATATTCATAGAGAAGATAGTATTAGCAAAATCATATATTCCCCAGGAAAAGATTGTTTTCTTGTTCAGCTTTAATTCTTCCATCCTATTCAGTCTCTTTCAATCCGATTTTAGTCGATTCCTATTACGTCACTAAAGTGACTATGAACAAAATTAATGTGAGGCGATAAGAATGCCAACGGAAATGCCCAGGATATCAAAGATGATGTCTTTGTAGCTGAACTTATCTTTTGGTTTTTTCATATCGCTTATCTCTTTACCTACTCCAATGCTTAGACTGAAGATGCTGGCAAAATAGATCGAAGATTCTTTGTCATTATCAAAGCTCTTATGATAGATGGAATAAGATGACCCGGCTAAAAATCCGCTTATCAAAAAGTGCCCTGCTTTATCCCAGCCCAGCCATTTATCCTCGACCTTTTTGACTTTGTTTTCTGGTCGATGTGACTTGTTTTTACCCAGGGCATAGCTTATCTGGGAGATGTCTAAAAGTAAGAAAAGGAATAGGAATATGAGGATAAGTTTTCTCATTTTAGGTTAAATGTAGTTGCCCAATTTATTGGGCAATTTAAAATTAGCCTGATGAATCAGGCAACTACAATTCCAAGTCTGCATCTATTCTTTGCATACCTTCCAGGGCTAATTCGACAAACTTTTCCAGGGTTAGACCCATCTTCTCACAGGCTTTTATATCTTCCCTATTTGCTCCGGCGGCGAATCTTTTCTCCTTAAAGCGGTTAAGCACAAACTCCGGGGTCACGTTTTTTAGTTTCTTTGTCGGGTGCATTAAGGTGGCGGCAACGATCAACCCGCTCAAAGGGTCTGTGGCATAAAGAGCCCAGTCCAGTTTGGAAGTCGCGGGTACGTGTTTGGGGTGGGCTTTTATGGCATACAGGATTTTCTCATCTAAATCATATTCTTTAAGCCATTCAGTTGTGAGGATACCGTGTTTGGGAAAGTCATTGACTGTGGAATCGTAATCCAGATCATGCAAGAGTCCAGTTAAGCCCCAGAGCTCAACATTCTCGTTGAAATACTCCGCCAGCCTGCGCATTATGGCTTCCACGGCCAGCATATGCTTGATCAGATTCTTATTCTTGATCTTGGATTTTACTAAATTCAAAGCCTCTTCCCTGTTCATTTGCTTTCTCCTGACTTTTAAATTGTCATTGCGAGGAATTCTCTACGGGGACGACGAAGCAATCTGTACAACTGAACGGATTGCTTCGTCCAAATGGACTCGCAATGACACTATTATAGAACTTAACTCTCAATCATAGAAATCCCAGCTAAAGCCAAACCAGAAGGTCCTGCCAGGCATGTTGAACTCTCCTCTGGTTCTGTAGACCTCATCCGTTATATTCTCGATAACATAATAAAACCGCAGATCCAAAAGCCGTAAGGTGATTTTGGAATTAAAAAGAAGGACAAAAGGAACTTGGTCCTGGTTATAATCTGCCAGATACCTTTTAGAGATATATTCCTGCTCCAATCTTACTTTTAGCCCATACTCTTTTTTCGAGGATTCATACGAATACTGAAAATAGCTGAAGAAACTATGCTCAGGCACGTAAGGTATCGAAAAGTCACCAGCACGAGCCCTTTTGTAAGCGTAGGAAAAACTTGTTTCAAAATTCGGAGAAAAAGTATAGTCGAGATTTAAACCGAATCCAAATAAATTCCTCGTGCGGTTAGAGGGGTAAACTGTGTATCTTATGGAGGTATAAGCAGGAAGCTGGTTTACTACCTTGGAGAAAGTCCATTCTATGTTGTTCAAGTTATAAGAGTAGAATATCGAGTTTCTCAACTTAAAATCATTTTTTAACCAGGAAAATCCTGCATCGATAGTAAAGAGATTTTCATAGGTAAGGAATTGATTATAGGATTCTTGATAAGAGAAATATGTGGAGTCAAGATGAGCTGAATAACTACTCCTCGGCAGATAGAAATCATAATACGTAGGATTGGCTAAGGAGTGCGAAACGTTGGCAAATAGAATCAGCTCTTTCCTAGGGCTATAGGAAACTCCATACAAAGTAGACAATTCCCAGTGAAATCCTTTTTGGAAAGTCAGCCTGGCAAACCCAAAATTATCAATCTTGTCGAAAATCCTGGTGAGTCCAAGATAAGAAATGTGTCCTTCTCGTAAAGTCCTCTTTATCCCATCCATCTCAGTATTACCCCAGCTTAAAAATCCCTCTACCTTATTTTGCGTCTTCTTTTTCCAATTAAACTCGTAACTGCCCCTCAGATAGAAATCGTTTCCAGTTTTTTTTCTGTCCAGAAAATATCCATCATTATAACTTTCAGCCAGGTTAGCACAATAAAAAGTCTCTATTTTTAAGAAAGTATTGTTTTTAAAACGATAATCCGAATTCAGATCTAAAATAGTTCTATCCTCTTTTGTTTTCAAGGTGATCAGAGTATCGTGAGGAAGTGGATTCCCTGCCCTGTTCTCAAAATGAAGCGCTTTCAATCGAATATTCCAGTTTTCTTTCATCTTATAAAGGAGATTTCCGGTCAGGTATAAAGATTCAAAATCGCTGTTGGCTATGTAGCCATCTGATTTTTTCCATCCTCCGGTAAAATAAAAGTCGAGCTTCCGGGCTAATTGATTGCCGAAATCTATTTGGGTTCTTCTGTATCCATAAGGTCCTCTTTCGAAATTTATCCTGGAAAATGGTTTTTGAGTCTTATA
This window harbors:
- a CDS encoding MFS transporter produces the protein MEELKLNKKTIFSWGIYDFANTIFSMNIISMYFAQWIIVDHHKEDIWYSLTYSLSMLLVALTIPVLGAISDGRGKRKPYLLILTLGCVLATLFIGGISSRIANANLLVFSALFFFLVANYCFEGGLVFYNAMLPEISTPKNIGRVSGFGVALGYAGSIIGLLLVKPFVTGNFFGLQFGSGGREKAFIPTAFFFLLFSLPIFLFVKEKGNQNSGEKRIKIKEAFRKVWNGIIDTKKYPGVLRFLIADYFFEDAIATVIIFMAVYAQVVMNMGDEAKIFFFWFATTFAILGSFVSGVLSDRIGPKKTLFFVVSGWILSLSVIMLSTRQLYFWIMGPLIGICLGSTWTASRPLLATLAPRNMLGQFYGLYSLSGRAAATIGPLLWGGAVLFLKKDNPLVKGIINLLERIGFTFSDKVLDTIQYRFGILFLVLLMIIGLLIFIKVPDKKMEDYELVSR
- a CDS encoding HDIG domain-containing protein, yielding MNREEALNLVKSKIKNKNLIKHMLAVEAIMRRLAEYFNENVELWGLTGLLHDLDYDSTVNDFPKHGILTTEWLKEYDLDEKILYAIKAHPKHVPATSKLDWALYATDPLSGLIVAATLMHPTKKLKNVTPEFVLNRFKEKRFAAGANREDIKACEKMGLTLEKFVELALEGMQRIDADLEL
- a CDS encoding histidinol-phosphatase, which translates into the protein MENWHEVVGAIHIHSTDSDGTKSIPEIAKIGDRMGLDFLVFSDHMTLKSYQAGLEGVYGKTLVIIGYEIHDRENKNHYLAFNLKETLPFGLTPLEYVKRVKEKGGFGIIAHPDEIRNDLPKYPAYPWTAWGAQEFDGIEIWNQMSEWMEKLTRFNQVKMLFSPRKSLDSPTERVLRKWDELNLKRKVCGIGAVDAHAHLYKLGPLKLTIFPYEVQFKSLRTHLILDQPLSSDFEKGKAQIFSALLNCNAFASNHRRGDAKGFLFYAEGKKNLARIGEEINLEEFPELIARTPAKAEIRLIHNGKLKIRTKGKELTCQPKEKGIYRVEAFKGDKGWIFSNHIRIV
- a CDS encoding TonB-dependent receptor plug domain-containing protein — translated: MLKKIVLLVFSFFCFSPFALAQNNDSLLSPSNQLNPDTSFEEENLTDKVCSLFTTNQVFSSEEIENSIYRSLGDILKRNRLIDVTRYGTYGQPEYATLWGGTSRQFLVYQDGISFLGQALYLPQTGDFDLFTVPLENIESIQLIDNPMVNILGKDIGLGGLRIKTKEYKTQKPFSRINFERGPYGYRRTQIDFGNQLARKLDFYFTGGWKKSDGYIANSDFESLYLTGNLLYKMKENWNIRLKALHFENRAGNPLPHDTLITLKTKEDRTILDLNSDYRFKNNTFLKIETFYCANLAESYNDGYFLDRKKTGNDFYLRGSYEFNWKKKTQNKVEGFLSWGNTEMDGIKRTLREGHISYLGLTRIFDKIDNFGFARLTFQKGFHWELSTLYGVSYSPRKELILFANVSHSLANPTYYDFYLPRSSYSAHLDSTYFSYQESYNQFLTYENLFTIDAGFSWLKNDFKLRNSIFYSYNLNNIEWTFSKVVNQLPAYTSIRYTVYPSNRTRNLFGFGLNLDYTFSPNFETSFSYAYKRARAGDFSIPYVPEHSFFSYFQYSYESSKKEYGLKVRLEQEYISKRYLADYNQDQVPFVLLFNSKITLRLLDLRFYYVIENITDEVYRTRGEFNMPGRTFWFGFSWDFYD
- a CDS encoding DUF2279 domain-containing protein, whose product is MRKLILIFLFLFLLLDISQISYALGKNKSHRPENKVKKVEDKWLGWDKAGHFLISGFLAGSSYSIYHKSFDNDKESSIYFASIFSLSIGVGKEISDMKKPKDKFSYKDIIFDILGISVGILIASH